The Geoalkalibacter subterraneus genome contains the following window.
GCGCCTCCTTGGGTTTGGAGCTTGACAAGCTGATCGCAAGTTCAAAACGCTGTTTATCTTAGTTGCCGAAACTAAAGGCGACTGTACATTAAATTCAAGGAAATCAGGGGTATTCTTCGCTCAAAACGCTATAATTCTAACACCCTTCAAGACAGCCGCAAGCAGAGCTGAAAAAATAATGGCGTTAAATTGACAGGAATCCAGCCCTAAGCTCCCCCCTCCCAACCTCCCCCCGCTGGGAGGAGGAGCAAAAAGCCCCCTCTCCCAGCGGGAGAAGGCGGGGGGTGAGGGAGGTGTCGCCCAATGCCCAAAGCCTTAAGCCCTGCATACAGAAAAAGCCCCCCAAAACGGGAGGCTTCTTCAATTACAAAGTGTGACCAGCGTAAAATAAAACCTACTGCAGCTCGTAAACCACCACGCCGCTGCGCCCCTCGGTGGTGAAGCCGGGGCGGCTGAAGGTCACGGTCATCGCGACCTCCAACTGGCCGTCATGATCGACATCCGCCACCTGAAAATCAGCCATGTAACCCTGCTGCTCCTGGGTATGCCAGAGTTCGCGCAGGGTATTGCCGTCCCACTGCAGGGCGGTCAGGCGGCTTGGGCCCAGCTCGCGGAAACGGTCGGTAATCTTCCACCCCTTGTTGAGGGGCACCAGGATTTCCCCGTCGGGGCCCATGGCAAGATTCGCCTTGATGAACACGGCGCGTGGTTCATTCGACATTCCAGCTGAAGAATCAGACCGCTCGAAAAACACTTCGCTGCCGCCGTAATCGCTGCTGCTCTGCCACAACACTTCACCGTTCGAGTTCAGAACCTGGAGTGTGCCGGTGCGATTGAGATAGGCAAAGAGCGTTCCGCGGGCCTCATCCACAAACGGGACAAAGCCGAACAGGCTGACCGGAGACGGTACATCCACGGAGCGGCCTTCCACCAGGCGATCCTGCTGAACGTTCACACGAAACAGAGGTCCATCAAAATCGTTATTAAGCCCTCCCATGCGCTGCGCCAGCAGAATCCGTCCCTCACCGGGCCAGTCCACGCTCCGCAGAAACCAGGGGATCTGCTTTTCCGCCAGCCGCAGCTTTCCCTTTTCCATGACCAGCCGTCGTGAAGACGGACGCGCGCTTTCGGTGCCGTTGCGCACGGCAGTAACATAAAGCTCGGCGCGACCGTCGCCATCGACATCGATCGCATCCAGGGCGAGGCTCTTTTCCATGGCATCGAAAGTGATTTCATCCACAGGAACGAAGGTGCGATCTTCGACACGCCCCACCACAAGGGATTCCTTGAAAAGAACCGCCAGTTCAGGGCGTCCGTCGCCGTTCAGGTCACCGACCGCCATCGCCAGGGCACGGCCCTTCAACTCGGCGGCATTCCAGACCCCTTCATAATACTGTTCCTGCCTGCGGATGATACCGCCGCTGACCACTTCCGGCACAGAGGCAATGATGCCGCTGGTCTCGGCAGCGGCTTTTGCAGCCGGGGGCGTCGATACGGCAGGTTGCGACGAGGGCGCAGCAATGGGTGGCGCGGCAGGGACCTGCCGGGGGGCGGCCGCATAGGTATGGATCACCTCACCGCCGGGGCCCAGCACGGAAAGCTGCCCGCCGGAAAGCACAAACGCCAGATGGGCGCCGGTCTTCAGGGGGGCGCTCGGCGTGGCCGGCCGCGCACTCTGGGCGGCGTCGTAGCTCTGCCATTCAAGGGCCGGCAGCGCGGCGCGCAATTTCTGCTGAAACTCCTCGCCGACACCTTCGTAATCCCAGAAGACGGCAGAGGTCTGCTCATAGCGCCGGATCTTGTCGCCGCGCTTGATCTCGCCGCCCTCTCCCACCGGCACCGCATAACTGTAGCCGGACTTGATGCGCGTCACCCGCAGCACCGCCTTGGCCTCGTCCAAGGTGCCCAGCACCTCGCCGCTGACCGGGTGCACGATGCGCTCGCCCGACTGCACCACCGCGAACAGGTCGCCCGGCACCACGCCGCGCGAAGCGTCGAGGTCGATCAGGTATTCACCGCCCACCGGCATGATCACCACGCCGGAGAGCGGCTCGAAATCTTCTTTGATCTTCTCTTCCCACTGTGCCAGGGCCGGACCCGCCGCCAGCAACAGCAGGACCATCCCCATCAACCAACCAACATGGCGCATATTTTTCACAAAAAGAATCCTCCTGAAACAGAATGGTTCATGCAGGGTTCACACTATAGCAGAAAAAGCTTTATGACTCTATCGATTGATAACCAAACGGGAATCAATATTGAACGGTTTCGCAACGGGTAAAGACAAAGTTTTCACGGAACAGAAAAGGCCGGGACGAAGCCCGGCCTTTTCTGTTCTACAGTGTGACGTGCGCCAAGATTAGAAAGGCACGTTAACCATCAGGGTGGTGGTCCACACGTCATCGGGGTCTGCACCATCCTTGTCGAGAGCAGTTTTGTCATAGAAGTCGCCGAGAATGGCGTAGGCGCCGCGCAGGCTCACATCAAACTTGTCGGCAAACTTCTTGCCGATCTTGCCGGCAATTTCGTAACCGAGGGTGCTGCCTTCACGCTTGGCG
Protein-coding sequences here:
- a CDS encoding FG-GAP repeat domain-containing protein — encoded protein: MRHVGWLMGMVLLLLAAGPALAQWEEKIKEDFEPLSGVVIMPVGGEYLIDLDASRGVVPGDLFAVVQSGERIVHPVSGEVLGTLDEAKAVLRVTRIKSGYSYAVPVGEGGEIKRGDKIRRYEQTSAVFWDYEGVGEEFQQKLRAALPALEWQSYDAAQSARPATPSAPLKTGAHLAFVLSGGQLSVLGPGGEVIHTYAAAPRQVPAAPPIAAPSSQPAVSTPPAAKAAAETSGIIASVPEVVSGGIIRRQEQYYEGVWNAAELKGRALAMAVGDLNGDGRPELAVLFKESLVVGRVEDRTFVPVDEITFDAMEKSLALDAIDVDGDGRAELYVTAVRNGTESARPSSRRLVMEKGKLRLAEKQIPWFLRSVDWPGEGRILLAQRMGGLNNDFDGPLFRVNVQQDRLVEGRSVDVPSPVSLFGFVPFVDEARGTLFAYLNRTGTLQVLNSNGEVLWQSSSDYGGSEVFFERSDSSAGMSNEPRAVFIKANLAMGPDGEILVPLNKGWKITDRFRELGPSRLTALQWDGNTLRELWHTQEQQGYMADFQVADVDHDGQLEVAMTVTFSRPGFTTEGRSGVVVYELQ